Proteins encoded together in one Heliangelus exortis chromosome 13, bHelExo1.hap1, whole genome shotgun sequence window:
- the CNEP1R1 gene encoding nuclear envelope phosphatase-regulatory subunit 1 isoform X1 — MNSLDQAEDLKAFERRLTEYIACLQPATGRWRNFICIQNFRLHRKHSELPNVQWKLQGFMVILIVVSVCTATGAWNWLIDPETQKVSFFTSLWNHPFFTISCITLIGLFFAGIHKRVVAPSIIAARCRTVLAEYNMSCDDTGKLILKPRPHVQ, encoded by the exons ATGAACTCCCTGGACCAGGCTGAGG ATCTCAAAGCTTTTGAAAGAAGACTTACTGAGTATATTGCATGTTTGCAACCAGCTACAGGACGTTGGAGAA ACTTTATTTGTATCCAGAACTTCAGACTCCACAGAAAACACTCAGAACTGCCAAATGTCCAGTGGAAGCTGCAAGGCTTTATGG TGATTCTGATAGTGGTATCGGTCTGCACAGCAACTGGTGCTTGGAACTGGTTAATAGACCCGGAGACACAAAAG GTGTCATTTTTCACATCACTTTGGAATCACCCATTTTTCACAATTAGCTGTATCACCCTAATAGGCTTATTCTTTGCCGGAATACATAAAAGAGTGGTGGCCCCATCAAT TATAGCAGCCAGATGTAGAACTGTTTTGGCAGAATATAATATGTCCTGTGATGAT actggaaaattaattttgaaacctAGGCCTCATGTTCAATAA
- the CNEP1R1 gene encoding nuclear envelope phosphatase-regulatory subunit 1 isoform X2, producing the protein MNSLDQAEDLKAFERRLTEYIACLQPATGRWRMILIVVSVCTATGAWNWLIDPETQKVSFFTSLWNHPFFTISCITLIGLFFAGIHKRVVAPSIIAARCRTVLAEYNMSCDDTGKLILKPRPHVQ; encoded by the exons ATGAACTCCCTGGACCAGGCTGAGG ATCTCAAAGCTTTTGAAAGAAGACTTACTGAGTATATTGCATGTTTGCAACCAGCTACAGGACGTTGGAGAA TGATTCTGATAGTGGTATCGGTCTGCACAGCAACTGGTGCTTGGAACTGGTTAATAGACCCGGAGACACAAAAG GTGTCATTTTTCACATCACTTTGGAATCACCCATTTTTCACAATTAGCTGTATCACCCTAATAGGCTTATTCTTTGCCGGAATACATAAAAGAGTGGTGGCCCCATCAAT TATAGCAGCCAGATGTAGAACTGTTTTGGCAGAATATAATATGTCCTGTGATGAT actggaaaattaattttgaaacctAGGCCTCATGTTCAATAA